A stretch of DNA from Henriciella sp. AS95:
TCCAAGGGCGAAGGCCTCGGCAACCAGTTCCTCGCCAATATCCGCGAGACCGACGCGATCATCTATGTCCTGCGCTGCTTTGAGGATGATGACATCACCCACGTCGCCGGCCGCGTCGACCCGATTGCCGACCTCGATATCGTCGAAACCGAGCTGATGATCGCCGACATGGAAAGCCTCGAAAAGCGCCGCGCTGGCGTCGAGAAGAAAGCCAAATCCGGCGAGAAGGAAGCCAAGGAAACCCTCGCCCTGCTCGATCTCGCCCTCGCCGAACTGAATGAAGGCCGCCCCGCCCGCAATGCCGATGTGCCGAAGGAAGACATGAAGGCCTGGCGCATGCTGCAGCTGCTGACCGCCAAGCCGGTCCTCCTGGTGGCCAATGTCGATGAAGACAGCGCCGCCACCGGCAACAAATATTCCGAAATGGTGATGGAGCGCGCCGAGAAGGAAGGCGCTGAAGCCGTCGTCATCTCCGCCCAGATCGAAGCTGAAATGGCCGTTCTCGCGCCCGAAGAGCGCGCTGAATTCCTCGAAATGCAGGGACTCGAAGAGCCGGGCCTCAACCGCCTGATCCATTCCGGCTACAAGCTGCTCGGCCTGCAGACCTATTTCACCGTCGGCCCCAAAGAGGCGCGCGCCTGGACGATCCGTCATGGCTGGACCGCCCCGCAGGCGGCCGGCGTCATCCATGGCGACTTTGAAAAAGGCTTCATCCGCGCTGAAACCATCGCCTTTGACGACTTCATCGCCAATGGCGGCGAATCCGGCGCCAAGGAAGCCGGCAAGATGCGCCAGGAAGGCAAGGAATACATCGTCAAGGAAGGCGACGTCCTGCACTTCCGCTTCAACGTCTGACCTTCCTTCAACGCGCTTTGCCACGGCTTGACCGTGGCACCCATCTCCCAAAGCTCTCCAACCGCGTGAGGGAGATGGTCCCCATGGACAAGCCATGGGGAGACGCAGAACAGGGTTGGCACGCCTGTTTCTTCGCCTACCATCCCTCCCATGCCCAAACTTCTCATCGTCTATTTTTCCCGCACAGGCGGCGCCGAGCAGATGGCGAAAGCCGCCCATGAGGCCGCAGAGGGTGAAGACGGATGCGAGACCACCCTCAAATTCGCGACTGAAGCAGGCCCCGAGGACCTCCTCGCCGCCGACGGCTACATCTTTTGCGCGCCTGAAAACCTCGCCGCCATTGCTGGCGGCATGAAAGAGTTCTTCGACCGCGCCTATTATGAGGTCCTCGGAAAGATCGAGGGCCGCCCCTACGCCCAGATGATCTGCGCAGGCTCAGACGGCGAAAACGCGATGAAGCAGACCGCCCGCATCGCAAAAGGCTGGCGGCTGAAAATCGCGCAGGAGCCCTTCATCATCTGCACGCATGCCCAGACCAAGGAAGACATCCTCGCCGACAAGACAATCAGCGAGGATGAGCTTCAAAAATGCCGGGACCTCGGCGCGGCCATGGCCGCCGGGCTGGCAATGGGCGTGTTCTGAGGCCTTAGATCGCCCTAGCGCGGCTTGTCAGCCTCCTGATACAGGGACAGCATGTGCCCATCCAGGTCCTTGAAGTCAGCCGTCAGCCCGCCATCCGGCGCATGCGAGACGGGCGTGACGATGGTTACCCCCTTTGAGGCGAGGCCCTCCACCACGCCTTCGATTCCGCCTTCGGCCAGCTCAAACACCGGGATCGGACTGTCGCCCCGCGTGCCTGGCGCCTGGAAGAAGATGAGGCTGACCCCGCCGGCATCCTGTCCCATCAGCCAGTCCGCCCCGCCGCTTTCGCCCGGCTCACCCGGCATACGATTGAGGTCGAGACCGAGCGTCTCCTTGTAGAAAGCTTCTGTGCGATCAATGTCCGTCACGTTGAAAACAATCGCCCCAATTCTCATGGATCCGAGCATCAAATGATCTCCTTTTCTGACTGCTCGGCCATGGGTTGCCGCGCCCCGGGCTTTTGTGAGCTTGCGAGCACGAATAAATGTCCGTCAGGATCATGGCTTGCGAGAAACCCGCCGCGCCGCCCCAGCTGATCGATCATGCTGCGCCGAAGCGCGCCGAATGGCAGCGCCCCTTCGAGCGCGGTTGACGCCTTGCCCGGCGGCAGCCCCTTAATCGCCCGTTTGAGCCGGCTGATGCGCTGTCGCAGCGCCGTATCGGACAGGCCGAGCAGCCAGCCAATTTCAGGCCGCGTGGCCCCTGCAAAGGCGAGCATCGCCACCAGCCGCAAAGATCTTGGAAGCCCCGACACGTCCGGCATCCCCTCAATCTCGATCGCTTCGGACTCCTCGCCCGCCCGCGCGCTCTGCCAGTCACGCTCCCGCGCCTTGCGCCGCACGGCCCCGCGCGCGCTCATCCGCGCCTTGTTGCGGATCACACCGGCGAGCCAGGCCCGCGCCTGCCCAGACGCAAAGTCGGCCCGGCCCGCCTCGACCGCAGCCAGAAGCGCCGCCTGGACGAGGTCATCGGCCTCAGCGGCGTCGCGCGTATAGCGCCGCGCGATCACTCCCAGAGATTGCGGCACATCCCCGCTCATTGCCACCTCTTCCTGTTCCCTATATGTTCAAGCGCTTAAACCCGCCGAGTCAAGCGCGAATCGCGATAGGAGTTCAGGCATGCAGACACTCGTCCAGATCGGCTCCGTGGGCCTCGACCTCATCCACCTCATCCTGTTCGTGCTCGCCGCAGGCCTTCTGGGCTTCCTGTTCTGGATGCGCGGTGAGGTGCGCAACCGTGCCGGCGAGGTCGAGCGCGACCTTGCCCACACCCAGGATATGCTCGAAACCGCCGAGATCGACCGCGAACGCCTGTCGCAGGAATTGAAGACGCAGACCGCCGTCGCCCAGGACGCCAAGATCGCTCTAGCAAAAGCCGAAGCCCGCGCCGAAGAAGACGAGAAGCGCTTCGCCGACCTCGCCCAGGGCGTGCTGCGCAAGGCAAATTCCCAATTCCTTCAACTGGCTGACGAGACCTTCAAGAAACACCGCGAAGGCGCGCAGGGCGAGCTGAAAGAGCTGATGAAACCGATCGGCGAGAATTTCGACGAGTTCAAGAAACGCGTCACCGAGATCGAGAAAGTCCGCGCGGAGGACAAATCAGCGATCAAGGAACAGGTCGAGGCCATCGGCAAGAGCCTGATGCTCAACACCGCCGAGACCGGCAAGCTCGTCAACGCCCTCACCGCCCCGAAAGGCGGCGGGCGCTGGGGCGAGATGACGCTTCGCAATGTCATGGAGCAGGCCGGCCTCTCAGGCCATTGCGACTTCGACGAGCAGGTCAGCGACCAGACCGAGGATGGCCGCCAGCGCCCTGACGCCGTCATCCACCTGCCGGGCGGGCGCCAGATCGTCATCGACTCCAAGGTCTCGCTCGACGCCTATATGAGCGCCGTCTCGTCCGGCGACCCGCAGCAACGCGCCGTGCACCTGAAGTCCCACGCCACCAGCGTGCAGCGCCATATCGATACGCTGGCCTCGAAGAACTACCAGTCAAACCTGGATGAGCGCGTCGATTTCGTCGCCATGTTCATCCCGGGCGAGAACTTCTTCGCGGCCGCCCTCGAACACGCGCCGAACCTGCTGGAGCGCGCCTATTCCAAGAACGTCATCGTCACCACGCCGTCGACCCTGATCGGCCTCGCCAAGACGGTCTCCTATGTCTGGCGGCAGGAAAAGATGGCCCAGAACGCCCGCGAGGCCGCCAAGCTCGGCGAGCAGCTCTATGAGCGCATCGCAGTGCTTGCTGGTCATATGGAAAGCGTCGGCAAGTCGCTGAACGGCGCGGTTACCCATTACAACAAGATGTCCTCGTCGCTCGACAAGCGCGTGCTGCCCACCATGCGCCGCTTCGAAGAGCTCTCCATCGCCCCGCCAGACAAGACGATCGCCGAGCCAAAACGCATTGAAGCCACGGCAGACGAAACCGACCGCACGCCAGAGCTGGATTTCGATGGCAAAGGCAGCAAGGAAGACGCGGCCTAGTTTTTAGGGGCGCCTCCCCGTGGCTTGACCACGGGGTCCATCTCTAGCCACCGCGACAAGTCCAGCCTTAGGAGATGGGCACCGCGGTCAAGCCGCGGTGAAGCGTCATCGGTACGGCAGCGGTGATTATTGATTTTCAAACCCCTTCGCCTTATCTCAGCGGCATGGCTATTCGCGAAATCATTACCGTCCCGGACCCGCGTCTGAAGGAAGTCTCAAAGCCCGTCGAAGGCGGTGTCACGGATGAAATCCGCGCGCTGATGGATGACATGCTCGAGACCATGTATGACGCGCCGGGCATCGGCCTCGCCGCCATACAGATTGGCGTGCCCCTGCGCGTCATCGTCATGGACCTCGCCGGCGAAAGCGAAGAGCCAGCCCCGCGCTATTTCGTGAACCCGGAAATCCTGCCGCTGACCGAGGACAAGGCCCCCTATGAGGAAGGCTGCCTGTCCGTCCCCGACGTCTATGAGGAAGTCGAGCGCCCGACCGAGTGCCGCATCCGCTATCTCGACTATGATGGCGAGCAGAAGGAAGAAGTCGCCGAAGGCCTGTTCGCCGTCTGCATCCAGCACGAGATGGACCACCTCGAAGGCACCCTCTTCATCGACTATCTCTCGCGCCTGAAACGCCAGCGCGCGGTTGAGAAGGTCCGCAAGGCTACCCGCCTGAAAGCCAAGGTCGGAGCCTGAACCAGCCTCCGCTCATCCCCGCGAAGGCGGGGATCTGGTTCAGAAAACCTCTACGTTTCTATTGTACCCCCTCCGCCCTGCCGGGCACCTCCCCCGTGAACGGGGGAGGAAAACCCAGCGGCACGCGCCTTTCTTCCCCCGCCTGCGAGGGAAGTGGCCGCGAAGCGGTCGAAGGGGGCCATTCCAACTTCACCGCAACATCTTGCCTAATCTCCCCGCCACGCTAGACCCCGCCCCATGACGAAACCGCTCCGCATTGCCTTCATGGGAAGCCCGGATATTGCCGTGCACGTGCTCGCCGCGCTGATCGAGGCGGGCCATGAGATCGCCTGC
This window harbors:
- the ychF gene encoding redox-regulated ATPase YchF, producing the protein MGFKCGIVGLPNVGKSTLFNALTQTAAAQAANYPFCTIEPNVGEVAVPEPRLEKLAKVAGSKEIIPARMNFVDIAGLVEGASKGEGLGNQFLANIRETDAIIYVLRCFEDDDITHVAGRVDPIADLDIVETELMIADMESLEKRRAGVEKKAKSGEKEAKETLALLDLALAELNEGRPARNADVPKEDMKAWRMLQLLTAKPVLLVANVDEDSAATGNKYSEMVMERAEKEGAEAVVISAQIEAEMAVLAPEERAEFLEMQGLEEPGLNRLIHSGYKLLGLQTYFTVGPKEARAWTIRHGWTAPQAAGVIHGDFEKGFIRAETIAFDDFIANGGESGAKEAGKMRQEGKEYIVKEGDVLHFRFNV
- a CDS encoding NAD(P)H-dependent oxidoreductase; translation: MPKLLIVYFSRTGGAEQMAKAAHEAAEGEDGCETTLKFATEAGPEDLLAADGYIFCAPENLAAIAGGMKEFFDRAYYEVLGKIEGRPYAQMICAGSDGENAMKQTARIAKGWRLKIAQEPFIICTHAQTKEDILADKTISEDELQKCRDLGAAMAAGLAMGVF
- a CDS encoding VOC family protein, producing MLGSMRIGAIVFNVTDIDRTEAFYKETLGLDLNRMPGEPGESGGADWLMGQDAGGVSLIFFQAPGTRGDSPIPVFELAEGGIEGVVEGLASKGVTIVTPVSHAPDGGLTADFKDLDGHMLSLYQEADKPR
- a CDS encoding sigma-70 family RNA polymerase sigma factor — translated: MSGDVPQSLGVIARRYTRDAAEADDLVQAALLAAVEAGRADFASGQARAWLAGVIRNKARMSARGAVRRKARERDWQSARAGEESEAIEIEGMPDVSGLPRSLRLVAMLAFAGATRPEIGWLLGLSDTALRQRISRLKRAIKGLPPGKASTALEGALPFGALRRSMIDQLGRRGGFLASHDPDGHLFVLASSQKPGARQPMAEQSEKEII
- a CDS encoding DNA recombination protein RmuC, translated to MQTLVQIGSVGLDLIHLILFVLAAGLLGFLFWMRGEVRNRAGEVERDLAHTQDMLETAEIDRERLSQELKTQTAVAQDAKIALAKAEARAEEDEKRFADLAQGVLRKANSQFLQLADETFKKHREGAQGELKELMKPIGENFDEFKKRVTEIEKVRAEDKSAIKEQVEAIGKSLMLNTAETGKLVNALTAPKGGGRWGEMTLRNVMEQAGLSGHCDFDEQVSDQTEDGRQRPDAVIHLPGGRQIVIDSKVSLDAYMSAVSSGDPQQRAVHLKSHATSVQRHIDTLASKNYQSNLDERVDFVAMFIPGENFFAAALEHAPNLLERAYSKNVIVTTPSTLIGLAKTVSYVWRQEKMAQNAREAAKLGEQLYERIAVLAGHMESVGKSLNGAVTHYNKMSSSLDKRVLPTMRRFEELSIAPPDKTIAEPKRIEATADETDRTPELDFDGKGSKEDAA
- the def gene encoding peptide deformylase — its product is MAIREIITVPDPRLKEVSKPVEGGVTDEIRALMDDMLETMYDAPGIGLAAIQIGVPLRVIVMDLAGESEEPAPRYFVNPEILPLTEDKAPYEEGCLSVPDVYEEVERPTECRIRYLDYDGEQKEEVAEGLFAVCIQHEMDHLEGTLFIDYLSRLKRQRAVEKVRKATRLKAKVGA